The stretch of DNA AACCAAGTTCTTACAGATGATTCATCTTGTATCATTTTCAGGAACGATACTCTTTTACTATCCGAAAGACAAGGGAGCTGGAAAATATTAGGACGGATGATTACCTACCTATGGATCCGAGCCCAAGCTCCAAAGCCACTATCAGACCAGGTCCAATTGAGCACGGCACACCTATTCTTCCTTATGTGCCACGGTACCCACCACCTTCTGGTCACCCTAAGGATGTGCCTGCTGCTGAATCCCCTGGATCCCCATCCACTTAGATGCACGCTGAAATCATCCAAATCTGCTATAACCCCAATGTGGTCAAAATCTGCTTTTGTTATGATATTATGATGGTTTACTACCGTACCATACTACCATATGTCTGAAATGTAAGTGTTTTGGGTTTACTACCTAATGCTTGAGTGATGCAATATGTTCTGGTCTGTTCATGATTGAATCAGCTAGTAAGTGCCAGTGGTAACTTGTGCATTACAGTTTTAGTATGGAGTTGGTCttttaattagttttatttttgctGTGGTGATTTAGGTAGTAGCTGCTAAAATCCGGAGTACATGCTTCTAGGAGTATTTTGTACTGCTTGGACATGGCAAGTGCACTGGAACCGTGTGTGTGTCCGCCTTGTCTAAATGACATCAAGCTTTTTAAGGACAATGTTAGGTAGATTTAAGTTGAATCGGTGCTGAATTCTCATGTGGCCATGCATAGGTATTTCCGTATTGGAAAAGCCAACATGTTCCTAAGGGTTTTGCTCGTCTGCTTCTGGGTGGTGGTCGCGTGGGTGGGGCTCCGCTGAAGAGCAAGAGCTCGTCTACCGTACCATACTACGACGGGCGCGCTGCCTGCTCCACGCGGCCACGTTCCGCCTCCGGTACACGGCAAGGACGAGGAGCCGCGGAGCGCCGGGCGCGCTGCTAGGCCGCTGTCCACGAGAGATCGCATACGTTCGGGTAGCAGGCGTTCGGAATCTGATGAATCGAGCGCACACGTGTGAGTGATAACAGCGAGCACCATCATAAACTCCTGACTTGTTCTAGCGCAGAGGATCGATACCCAATCCTTTCACCTGTAGTTGCTGTTGCTGGTAACTGAAATCTAAttgacgagagagagagagagagagagagagagagagagagagagagtagcaTTTGGCGAGCATCCTGCATGTGTGTAGACTGTAGAGCAGATGGATGCTGATGGGCGATATGAATGCCGGAAGGTTCGGCGAAACGAGGAAGAAAGAATGCAGGAAGGTTCCTACCTGTATCCTCCTCGTATGGATGGCCGAAATATCTAACCAGTCCAGATTGCCTGAATTTTCTTAAGAAAACCGAATCTTGATGTCGAAAGAATTTGAACGCGTGCTATACTACCCAGCAAACAGTAGGCGTCTATCAGTTTTCAAAATGTTCTCTCTGTCTTTGGGAGGATTCTCAGAAAATTATTGATGCAAGCACGACTGGCTGGCATGGGACTCCTATACAtcttgtggaaggtagataagCTATTTATTTTTAAAGCTCATTTAACCCAATTAATTGCTGCAAATATGTTCAACATTTTGATATGATTAACACAACATTTTCCGTAAACAGGTTTAACATTTGACATCAAAATGTTGAACCTGTATAAACGAATGTTGAAATTGGAAGCATGAAAATGCTGAAAATACTTAATTCGAAATGTTGAACGTGACTGAGGCATCTTCtccggcaaggcggcggcgcgacgtgcTAGGCGGTGGCGGGCAGCAAGAGGCGAGCAgcaggaggcggaggtggcggcgggcagCAGGCGAGCAGTAGGGAGGCGGCAGCAGTGGCGGGCAGCAgtaggaggtggaggcggcggcaacAGGAGGCGACGGAGGCACCGggcagcaggaggcggcggggtGCGTAGCAAAAGGTGGGCAGCAGgtggcgacggtggcggcggcagcggcggcacgcAGCAGGAGGTGGCAGGGGTGCGCAGCaggcggacgccggcggcggcactcggCGGAGGAAGGAGCCGAGCAAGGGGAGAGGAGAAGAAAGAGATCGTCGGCTCTCGTGGTCCGCACGAATTTCAAATATTGGAAGATTCAACCTCTTTCTATGAAGATGATAGGATTTGCGGGCTGGCATGCCACAGGTGCACACGGTCGTCGACCCGCACGCGCAATGGCCAGGGCCTCGTACGGCCCACTAGGAAGCTCGTAGGATGTCTTGCATGGGCCTACGGGCTACGGCCCATCCAGGTCGATGACTTTTGACTTGACCTTGCTCAAAACGGAAAGGAGCCGGCTGTTCCCGTTCCCCCCAATTCCCCGTTCGTTCCCGTCGTCCCCAGTTCCCCACTCCACTGCTGCAAAACCCTCGTCTGCAACCTGCAACCAGCGATCGAAGCCGATCTTCGCCATGCCGTCCGCCTCCGGCCGCTGCAAGCCGTCGCGGTCCGCCTCCGCCATCGTGGCCGACAAAGAGCGCGGGCGCCACGAGCTCACGGTCGATGCCGGgaccctcgacgccgccgcaccCGCCGGAGCAGGGGGGGCTCCTGGCTTCCTCCCCCTTCACCGTGGGAGGGCACCGCTGGCGCGTCTGGTACTACCCCAACGGGGACGGCACGGCGACCAAGGGGTGGGTGTCCATCTACCCCTTCCTCGACGAGGACGTCGCCGAGCCGGTGAGGGCGAGGTTCCGGCTCAGCATGTTGTCGGAGAGGCGGGcgctcttcttcctccactaCAAGGAAGAGCTGCTCTCTCATCCCGAAGTGCAGCACGATTTCACCAGCCGCAGCGGCTGGGGGTATTCCAAGTTCTGCAAAAGTGAGGATCTGGCTTCGCTGGTGCGTCGCCGCAGCGTCGACCGGTTCAGCATCCGGTGCGACATCGTCGTCCTCAACGGGTTCcgcacggaggaggaggaggcgccgtcGGCCGCCGTTCCCCCGTCCGACCTGCACAGGCACCTCGGCGACCTCCTCCAGAGCGGAAGGGGCACCGACGTGGTGTtcgaggtcggcggcgaggcgtTCGCCGCGCACCGGTGCGTGCTCGCGGCCCGGTCGCCGGTCATCAGCGCCGACCTCCTGGGCGCGGCGAATGACTGCGCCGCAGCAGCCGGCGTCGTGCGCGTGGACGGCGTGGAGCCGCGGGCGTTCAAGGCTCTGCTCCACTACGCCTACACCGACTCGCTGCCGGAGATGGacaaggaagaggaaggcgccATCCTCCGGAACCTGCTCATGGCGGCGGAAAGGTACGGCTTGCCGAGGCTCAAGACGATCTGCGAGGACAAGCTGTGCAGGCTCCTTGACGTCGCCACTGTGGAGATCGTGCTCGCGCTCGCGGAGCAGCATCACTGCGACAGGCTGAAGGAAGCATGCCTGCAGTTCCTCGCTGCTCCGGCGAACCTGCGGGCAGTCATGAGAGCTCGTGGCAGGTAGCGGTCTGGATCGGGTGCTCCTCACGCAATGCTGATGTGGGAATCATCGATCATGGCTCCTGCACTTCTGATTGTCTTATGTTATCTGCTAGAGTGCTAGTAATTACTGGTGCGTGGCTAGTTCGGTCCTGTGGAGAATTACTGTCATCTGACCTCTGAATGATACTTCTAGTTAGTATAAAGCAGCCCTATGACTGCTGActgatcaggattcaggaataACTTTGCTATTATGTACGAGTATCTATGCACATTGAATATTCACTAGGCATCTCTGCTTGTCTCAATGCTTGTGCTGAAGAAGCTGTTTGCCACATTGCATTGTTGTTCCTGTTTTCAAGTTATATGCTGTCAGGTTTATGACTGCACCTATCATATGGAGATGCAACACACTGAAAATGCAATTGCAGTCTCTCATGTAGTCATCCATGACTCTGTTTCAGTCTCTGTTTGTTTTGTTGGTCACATCTCTGAAACAGGTAGGAGGACTACTTGTATGATTGATACAGGGGGAAGTGCTCTTAAATAACACACTCAGGTACAGGTAGCTTTGTCTATAGACCAACAAGCAACTAAACAAAGGAACTTGTTACATTGTATTGATCACATGCTGATTCTTTTTATTGCTGATTTGCCTTAGAAACTACGAGTGTTGAGTTTCAGGAAGACCCTACAGTCTGCGAATACGATTGTTTGTCAGAAAGGAAGCCTACTTTTAATAGTGTTGTCGACCTGCAACATGTGTTCTAGTGGCAATGAAGTACCATCAGGATACAGTTTTGATCGTGATAAAAACGTCTTGGAAAATCAAGTTTCTGTCTGCCCTGATCCATCTTAAAGTCAATTGCCCATCTTACCGACAacggaaaagggaaataaaaagGCATCATTACCCAGAGAAATTATGAACTAGTTATTTAGGTGCATCCAtgcatgatacctcaaatcATATTGAAACATAGATGTTACTAGCCACCTATGTGATGCAATCTTCCAGTTTCTTAGAGCTGGTTGTTAGGATTTCGAGGGTTGCTTTTAACTTAAGCTCGGACAAGCAGAACAAACTAATGGTGATGGTTTCCATTAGTGGCCTCTTCCTTTCAATCTTTTTTTCAGTTGTCCCACTCCCACTGACACAGACACGCCACACGATGTCACATATTTTGTTCAAAAAAGATCTTAGTGGGATTTATTTAATGATACATGTCAAAAGCAAATGTGACCTAAATGAACTTTATGCCAGAAAGTATATACGTTTCTGTTATGCTACACAAAGACTCTGTTTAGGTAGAACGAAAGCGTATACCAAGCCCCAAGCAAGTAGAATGAGCATGTAGCTTCATCCTGATCATAGAAGAACATCACATTTGATTCACAATTTCACATGCTGAGCAAAGAATCAAGGTGTTTCAATCAACTTGGATAAAGCTAGAATGACATGAGACCTAATCACCAAGCAAGCATCCTTGCAACAACTCTGATTACCATCATGACATGTATGTTCCTTCTGTTTCAAGGTATAACACCATTAGCATTCTAGTTAACTCCACACACACCATGCATTACCGAATCTTTAAACCATGAAGCATGCAATCATGCCAAGTAAAAACTACCAACCTTGCTTACCACTAGTGAGTGAGATATAATTACCTCTCCACTGGCAACCTCCCTCAGAGTCCACAACTGAAAAATGCAGAAGAAGGGCTCCCTTGGGTTCTGGTGCTAAGTGACCAAATTGTGCTTTATTGGTGACACTTACCTTCAGCGATGGATCTATTACTACTAACTAAATAGCTAACAAACATTATTATCGGACAACTTGATTGTTGAGCACCAGTGTTAAAACTCAGCAATCAGCAGTCGCTGCTGGGCGACACCTCAGCTAATGCTGACCCTTTTCGAATTGAAAGCCTGAAGGTGTTGCTGTTGTTTCTTTCAACAGTGTTCCTAGTACCCAGATacagttagatttttttttaattttcgaAAGGCCCAGTCAGATAGGTTATTAAGAAGGTGTTGTTGCAATGAACAGTTTATCTTTCTTCACAAATAGATGTGTCCACTGATATCTCCTGCAGTACCGTGACAGACATTTCTCGAACAGCATCAGTCGCATTGCATATTAGACCTTGAATCCAAAGTAGTTTCTTGGATAGTTAACATCATAAGATCTTTTTCATGATGCATCATTTTAAATGGCATCATCCTGCATCTTGAAACTGAAGTCTTTTTGTACTTTCTGGTGTTCATGTTGCTTGTTCATCCAAATCGCCGTAGACTACGAACTCCACTATCCAAAAAGGAAATATTATTACAGATCTGGATGACATTAATAATACTTATCTTACTAATTTAGAAATGTGTCAGCGATATTTCTTCCCCAATACAACAAGAAGCACCTTCTCACTGATCTTCTGTGCTGTGTTAAGGTTACATTATTCCACTTAGCTGAACTTTCAAGGAGAAAAGTAGACTCCACTTTGACAAATTCCTAAGTTCTAGATGAGAATAAATTCTAACACAAGTCAAACGCTGCAAACAAGGTCTACTTTTCCTTGGGCCATTGTGAAGCAACTGCATTTTAGATTCTTTGAGTGGTCTGTTCCCAGTATACTCAAGACTAGAGAATGGATACTTCCTTGACATGAACAACAAATTGGATCATTGAATTTCAAGCTTTTGGAACTTTATTTTGCTCTATCTTCAAACGAGGCCATCCTTTGTAACTTGCAAGCATGGGGCATGGCAAACGCAGAGCATCAAGCAATGCCAAAGATGTGTACACAAGACGACCTTCTCTACTTCAGAATAACGCAGTGGACGCAACTGCAAGCAAGGTGTAGGTTTCGCAGAAGGCGGCTGAAGAACTCTCGTCTTCCATTGCTAAGGGTATTCAGAAACTGCGCATACTCAGAAGGCCAAGTCAAGTTCTTCGCGCACGCTTAGCTGTTGCCAATTGCGATTACAAATTGTGGCGCTCGTCTGAAAGTTTGTGCGCGTAGCTGTTGCCACTGCAAATTGTGATGCTCCTCATCTGAAAGCCACTCGCATTCTTCGTAGTCACGCCGTGCTGATGCAAAGGCATACGCATCATAATGCATAAACAATTATTCCAGCCGTGCACAGCTTAGCAACTGGAGTATGATTGCACATATATCCCACAGCTCTTTTTTTCTGTAGTAGTCAGTATGAAGCTATGTAAAGACACTGTACTAAgtcctctttttctttccctgtATGCCACTTCTGCTTGGTAGTACATAGTAGAAATTATGAGCTTGTTAAGAGTGACAGTCTGTTATACTAGTACATCAAACTTAAATGCTCGTGTTCAGTGAAGCTACCTGAATACAACACAGTGTACCATTTGTTGTAGTAAGAGGCAATTCGTCAGTACCGTACCTCAAACTGAACTTTCCGGCTACTACTATGCTGGCTGGGGTGGATGAGTGG from Panicum virgatum strain AP13 chromosome 9K, P.virgatum_v5, whole genome shotgun sequence encodes:
- the LOC120648871 gene encoding uncharacterized protein LOC120648871 codes for the protein MRRPSPLSLLIFAFVGGNLLMAISSNARRAKNTTDPGYGSIELNGRRLKERYSFTIRKTRELENIRTDDYLPMDPSPSSKATIRPGPIEHGTPILPYVPRYPPPSGHPKDVPAAESPGSPST
- the LOC120648222 gene encoding BTB/POZ and MATH domain-containing protein 2-like, producing the protein MPGPSTPPHPPEQGGLLASSPFTVGGHRWRVWYYPNGDGTATKGWVSIYPFLDEDVAEPVRARFRLSMLSERRALFFLHYKEELLSHPEVQHDFTSRSGWGYSKFCKSEDLASLVRRRSVDRFSIRCDIVVLNGFRTEEEEAPSAAVPPSDLHRHLGDLLQSGRGTDVVFEVGGEAFAAHRCVLAARSPVISADLLGAANDCAAAAGVVRVDGVEPRAFKALLHYAYTDSLPEMDKEEEGAILRNLLMAAERYGLPRLKTICEDKLCRLLDVATVEIVLALAEQHHCDRLKEACLQFLAAPANLRAVMRARGR